A region from the Variovorax paradoxus genome encodes:
- a CDS encoding ABC transporter substrate-binding protein, which yields MMKMLSTSRAAALLFALSALGASAQIVIGQSADLSGPVAASVKETIMGSQLVIDQVNAQGGINGEQIEVIRLDDGLDAKRSIENTRILIEDKKVLALLLNRGTPNTLAVIPLLDKYGVALVGPSTGAMALHKPLQKNIFNVRSTYQREAEKAVQHLHTTGIQRIAVVQADDSFGKDAMEGASKGFEKAGLAPAVLALADRSKPDYSAIVPQLLKANAQAVLWIGSGTAVTEGVKALRAAGSAAQIITLSNNAASGFIKELGSASAGVIVTQVLPYERSFGHPLIKEAMALAKAKGQTELSPALLEGFVATKVMVEALRRTGPKPTRARLIATLNSFQYDLGGNIDVSYSPTDHTGIDYVDLSIVSEGRFKR from the coding sequence ATGATGAAGATGTTGTCCACGTCCCGCGCTGCTGCGCTGCTCTTTGCGCTGTCCGCCCTCGGCGCCTCGGCGCAGATCGTGATCGGCCAGTCGGCCGACCTGTCGGGCCCCGTGGCGGCAAGCGTGAAGGAAACGATCATGGGCTCGCAACTGGTCATCGACCAGGTCAATGCCCAGGGCGGCATCAACGGCGAGCAGATCGAGGTGATCCGGCTGGACGATGGCCTGGACGCGAAGCGTTCGATCGAGAACACGCGCATCCTGATCGAGGACAAGAAGGTGCTGGCGCTGCTGCTCAACCGCGGCACGCCCAACACCCTGGCCGTCATTCCGCTGCTCGACAAGTACGGCGTGGCGCTGGTGGGCCCTTCCACCGGCGCGATGGCGCTGCACAAGCCGCTGCAGAAGAACATCTTCAACGTGCGCTCGACCTACCAGCGCGAAGCCGAAAAGGCCGTGCAGCACCTGCACACCACGGGCATCCAGCGCATTGCCGTGGTCCAGGCCGACGACTCGTTCGGCAAGGACGCGATGGAAGGCGCGAGCAAGGGCTTCGAGAAGGCCGGGCTCGCGCCGGCCGTGCTGGCGCTGGCCGACCGCAGCAAGCCCGACTATTCGGCGATCGTGCCGCAGCTGCTCAAGGCCAATGCGCAGGCGGTGCTGTGGATCGGCTCGGGCACCGCGGTGACCGAAGGCGTGAAGGCGCTGCGGGCCGCGGGCTCGGCGGCGCAGATCATCACGCTGTCGAACAATGCCGCCTCGGGCTTCATCAAGGAGCTCGGCTCGGCCAGCGCCGGCGTGATCGTCACGCAGGTGCTGCCCTACGAGCGCTCGTTCGGCCATCCGCTGATCAAGGAGGCGATGGCGCTCGCCAAGGCCAAGGGACAGACCGAGCTGTCGCCGGCGCTGCTCGAAGGCTTCGTCGCCACCAAGGTGATGGTGGAGGCGCTGCGCCGCACGGGGCCCAAGCCCACGCGCGCGAGGCTGATTGCCACGCTCAACAGCTTCCAGTACGACCTGGGCGGCAACATCGACGTGAGCTACTCGCCGACGGACCATACCGGCATCGACTACGTCGATCTCTCCATCGTCAGCGAAGGCCGCTTCAAGCGGTAG